Proteins encoded by one window of Blautia luti:
- a CDS encoding exonuclease SbcCD subunit D, whose amino-acid sequence MKFAHIADLHIGKRVHDFSMLEDQRYILDQMLGIFVEQEVDGVLIAGDVYDKTVPSAEAVQLFDEFITRLAKEKIPVYMISGNHDSAERLSFGAKLFESSGIFISQVYNGEMKRIELEDQYGPVSVYLLPFLKPATVRHALQREDINTYEEGVVAALQECEIDRLQRNILVAHQFVTGANRSDSEETSVGGLDNVSAEVFEGFDYVALGHIHRPQKMGRETLRYSGTPLKYSFSEADHKKLVTIVELLEKGNVEISMVPLVPMRDMRKMRGTYMEVIAKESYTAENKMDYLQITLMDEEDVPGALQKLRTVYPNLMRLEYDNKRTRENREVQAVEAQEQKSELELFGEFYELLNNEPMKEEQAEFVEKLIQDLKEARA is encoded by the coding sequence ATGAAGTTTGCGCATATTGCGGATCTGCATATTGGGAAAAGGGTGCATGATTTTTCTATGTTGGAGGATCAGAGATATATTCTGGATCAGATGTTGGGGATTTTTGTGGAGCAGGAAGTTGATGGGGTTCTGATCGCGGGAGATGTTTATGATAAGACGGTGCCGTCAGCGGAGGCGGTGCAATTGTTTGATGAGTTTATTACGAGGCTGGCGAAGGAGAAGATTCCGGTTTATATGATCAGTGGAAATCATGATTCGGCGGAGAGGCTTTCTTTCGGGGCGAAGCTGTTTGAGAGCAGCGGTATTTTTATTTCGCAGGTTTATAATGGAGAAATGAAGCGGATTGAGCTGGAAGATCAGTATGGTCCGGTATCTGTATATCTTCTTCCGTTTTTGAAGCCTGCAACAGTGCGGCATGCGCTGCAGCGAGAGGATATCAATACTTATGAGGAGGGTGTTGTGGCTGCTCTGCAGGAGTGCGAGATTGATAGGTTGCAGAGAAATATTCTGGTGGCGCATCAGTTTGTGACGGGAGCAAACCGGAGTGATTCGGAGGAGACGTCTGTGGGTGGTCTTGATAATGTGAGTGCGGAAGTGTTTGAGGGTTTTGATTATGTGGCATTGGGACATATCCACAGACCTCAGAAGATGGGAAGAGAGACTTTGCGTTACAGTGGGACACCGCTTAAGTATTCTTTTTCGGAAGCAGATCATAAGAAGTTGGTGACAATTGTGGAGCTTCTGGAGAAGGGGAATGTGGAGATCAGTATGGTACCTTTGGTTCCGATGCGGGATATGCGTAAGATGAGGGGAACTTATATGGAGGTGATAGCGAAGGAGAGTTATACTGCTGAGAATAAGATGGATTATCTGCAGATTACCCTGATGGATGAAGAAGATGTGCCGGGAGCACTGCAGAAGCTGCGTACGGTTTATCCGAATCTGATGCGCTTAGAATATGACAATAAACGAACACGGGAGAACCGGGAGGTTCAGGCAGTGGAGGCTCAGGAGCAGAAGTCGGAGCTGGAACTGTTTGGTGAGTTTTATGAGTTGTTGAACAATGAGCCGATGAAAGAAGAACAGGCAGAATTTGTGGAGAAACTGATCCAGGATCTGAA